The Chloroflexaceae bacterium genome contains a region encoding:
- a CDS encoding Gfo/Idh/MocA family oxidoreductase has translation MHARLRAGVIGVGSMGRNHARVYASMDGVELTAVSDTDPTTAARVGNMYRCRAYTNYREMLEEERLDLVSIVVPTKHHFEVAQDVIEHGVSLLIEKPIAATVLDGYALVEAARRKGVLLTVGHIERFNPAIIALKQQLEAHELGHIFQITARRVGPFPARIMDVGVAIDLATHEMDILNYLLGSKISRMHVELHRHLHRSHEDLLSAVLRFENGVVGILEINWLTPTKIRELSIVGERGMFVANYLTQDLTFFENDECAGKHWPTLATIGVSEGRMIRLKVQRREPLFEELRAFCEAVRHGHPPAVSGEDGIAALDMAHQIIRAGSAFQGGTNVVEMTVGVAA, from the coding sequence ATGCATGCACGACTTCGCGCCGGCGTTATCGGTGTCGGCAGCATGGGCCGGAACCACGCCCGCGTCTATGCCAGCATGGACGGAGTCGAACTCACTGCGGTCAGCGATACCGATCCAACCACCGCAGCGCGTGTTGGCAATATGTATCGCTGCCGGGCCTATACAAACTATCGGGAGATGCTGGAGGAAGAGCGCCTCGATCTGGTTTCTATCGTCGTACCGACCAAACATCACTTCGAGGTGGCGCAGGACGTGATCGAACACGGCGTATCCCTGCTGATCGAGAAACCGATCGCCGCGACGGTGCTCGACGGATACGCGCTGGTGGAAGCTGCCCGGCGCAAGGGCGTATTGCTCACCGTGGGACACATTGAGCGTTTCAACCCGGCGATCATCGCGCTCAAGCAGCAACTTGAAGCGCACGAACTGGGCCATATCTTTCAGATCACCGCGCGCCGGGTTGGCCCATTCCCGGCAAGGATCATGGACGTCGGCGTGGCGATTGACCTGGCGACACACGAGATGGATATTCTCAACTACCTTCTCGGCTCGAAGATCAGCCGGATGCACGTCGAACTGCATCGCCACCTGCATCGCTCCCACGAAGACCTGCTCTCGGCAGTGCTGCGCTTCGAAAATGGCGTTGTCGGCATTCTCGAGATCAACTGGCTGACACCGACGAAGATCCGCGAACTCAGCATCGTGGGCGAGCGGGGGATGTTTGTCGCCAACTATCTCACCCAGGATCTGACCTTTTTTGAGAACGACGAATGCGCGGGCAAGCACTGGCCGACACTGGCGACCATAGGGGTCAGTGAGGGGCGCATGATCCGCCTCAAGGTACAGCGACGTGAGCCGCTGTTTGAGGAACTACGCGCCTTTTGCGAGGCGGTGCGTCATGGCCATCCACCAGCGGTGAGTGGTGAGGATGGCATCGCGGCGCTGGACATGGCGCACCAGATTATCCGAGCCGGGTCTGCCTTCCAGGGCGGAACTAACGTGGTTGAAATGACTGTAGGGGTTGCCGCCTGA